The following proteins come from a genomic window of Bacteroidota bacterium:
- a CDS encoding FtsX-like permease family protein — MMLIKIAWRNIWRSKLRSSVVLLAIASGLIGGLFTSAWMNGLAKRRVKDAFSIETAHIQFHHPEFADNFDVKKTINLSNEKLDEISKIKGVKAVTSRIKTQAMAATANKNSGVTIVGINPETEKNVFKLYEKIDSVNGDFFETEKRNSIVISKALAKELKVKLKSKIVLTFQDYKGEITGAAFKVIGIYKTDNRPWDKMHVFVKDKDLRRVLELPENQSHEIDILLDNSANASIVSEQLQSKYPDVLCEDWSDIQPYLKFISEYMDVYMGIFMIIILAALGFGIVNTMLMVILERTKELGMLMAIGMSKARIFYMIMLETVFLSLVGAVIGEFISMLVINYYGTAGLDFSAWADGLESVGYSAISYPELEIFRYLQITVLVVVTGILASIYPAIKALKLNPVEALRTE, encoded by the coding sequence ATGATGTTGATAAAAATAGCATGGCGAAATATATGGAGAAGTAAGCTGCGAAGCTCAGTGGTACTTCTGGCTATAGCATCCGGATTGATTGGAGGACTTTTTACATCTGCCTGGATGAATGGCTTGGCTAAGCGGAGAGTTAAAGATGCTTTTTCAATTGAAACTGCACATATTCAGTTTCACCATCCTGAGTTTGCCGATAATTTTGATGTAAAAAAAACTATCAATTTAAGTAATGAAAAACTTGATGAAATATCAAAAATAAAAGGAGTGAAGGCTGTAACATCAAGGATTAAAACCCAGGCAATGGCAGCTACAGCAAATAAAAACAGTGGAGTTACTATTGTTGGAATTAATCCTGAAACAGAGAAAAATGTTTTCAAACTGTACGAAAAGATAGACTCGGTAAACGGAGATTTTTTTGAGACTGAAAAACGGAACTCTATAGTGATATCAAAGGCTTTAGCAAAAGAACTTAAAGTAAAGCTTAAATCTAAAATAGTATTGACATTTCAGGATTATAAGGGAGAAATTACTGGTGCAGCTTTTAAGGTTATAGGAATATATAAGACAGATAACAGACCATGGGATAAAATGCATGTATTTGTAAAAGATAAGGATTTAAGAAGGGTTCTTGAACTCCCCGAAAATCAATCTCACGAAATAGATATTTTATTGGATAATTCGGCAAATGCATCAATAGTTTCAGAACAACTTCAATCAAAATACCCCGATGTTCTTTGTGAAGACTGGTCTGATATACAGCCTTATTTAAAATTTATTTCAGAATATATGGATGTTTATATGGGTATTTTTATGATAATTATACTCGCTGCCTTAGGTTTTGGAATAGTTAATACCATGCTTATGGTGATACTGGAAAGGACAAAAGAACTCGGAATGTTGATGGCTATCGGAATGAGTAAAGCAAGAATTTTTTATATGATAATGTTGGAAACTGTTTTTTTGTCACTTGTTGGGGCAGTGATAGGAGAGTTTATCTCTATGCTGGTAATAAATTATTACGGAACTGCGGGACTTGATTTTTCAGCATGGGCTGATGGGCTGGAATCTGTAGGTTACAGTGCAATTAGTTATCCGGAGCTGGAAATATTCAGGTATCTGCAAATAACAGTATTAGTTGTTGTAACTGGGATACTGGCATCAATTTATCCCGCAATAAAAGCGTTGAAGTTAAACCCTGTAGAGGCTTTAAGAACGGAGTAA
- a CDS encoding FtsX-like permease family protein produces MITILKIAWRNIWRNKRRTLITVASITFALFFSIVMRGFQVGSYDKMKENAVEAYSGYIQIHKKGYWEDKNINNIFSIDEAAISSLEDDSRVSVVIPRLESFALASSGEATKGVAIMGVSPEKEDKMTKIRSYLEEGEFINYNDKSILVAQDLAKFLNVKVNDTLVLFSSGYHGATAAGLYHIKGILKLPTPDMNRGTVYMPIKEAKSFFSSEGKLTALVFDLHELDDVKAVLKKINSELDKEKYEVMGWVEMNKELMQMIESDNAGGVIMIAILYLIVAFGIFGTVLMMTTERIREFSVMISIGMQKSKLALVVIIELLFITAIAVVSGIVISLPLMIYYYYNPIQLTGESLEAMKDFNFEPVAPMSMDPQIFVNQAIVIAIISMIAMLYPTIKIMTLNVINGLRS; encoded by the coding sequence ATGATCACAATATTAAAAATAGCCTGGCGAAATATTTGGAGAAACAAGCGGAGGACCTTGATAACAGTTGCATCGATCACTTTTGCTTTATTTTTTTCAATAGTAATGAGAGGTTTTCAGGTAGGCTCTTATGACAAAATGAAAGAGAATGCAGTTGAGGCTTATTCAGGCTACATTCAAATACATAAAAAAGGCTATTGGGAAGATAAGAATATAAATAATATTTTTTCTATTGATGAAGCAGCTATAAGCAGTTTAGAGGATGATTCACGGGTTAGTGTAGTGATTCCACGCTTAGAGTCTTTTGCTTTAGCCTCTTCGGGCGAGGCGACAAAAGGTGTTGCTATAATGGGGGTATCGCCTGAAAAAGAAGATAAGATGACTAAGATTAGGTCATATCTTGAAGAGGGAGAGTTTATTAATTATAACGATAAATCAATACTTGTAGCACAGGATCTGGCAAAATTTTTAAATGTAAAGGTTAACGATACTCTGGTTTTGTTTTCATCCGGGTATCATGGGGCGACGGCAGCAGGATTGTATCATATTAAAGGTATACTGAAACTACCTACACCTGATATGAATCGCGGTACTGTTTATATGCCAATAAAAGAGGCAAAATCATTTTTCTCAAGTGAAGGGAAACTCACTGCTTTAGTATTTGATTTGCATGAACTCGATGATGTAAAAGCAGTACTGAAAAAAATAAACTCAGAGCTTGATAAAGAAAAATATGAAGTAATGGGATGGGTTGAAATGAATAAGGAACTAATGCAGATGATAGAAAGCGATAATGCCGGAGGTGTTATTATGATTGCAATTCTGTACTTAATAGTCGCCTTTGGAATATTCGGAACAGTACTTATGATGACCACAGAGCGAATCAGGGAATTCTCGGTAATGATATCTATTGGAATGCAGAAAAGTAAACTAGCACTTGTTGTGATAATTGAATTGTTATTTATCACAGCTATTGCGGTTGTATCGGGTATTGTAATTAGTCTTCCGCTGATGATTTATTATTATTATAACCCTATACAACTTACAGGAGAGTCATTAGAAGCGATGAAAGATTTTAATTTTGAGCCGGTTGCACCTATGAGTATGGATCCTCAAATATTTGTAAATCAAGCTATAGTAATTGCGATAATTAGTATGATTGCGATGTTATATCCTACAATAAAAATTATGACATTAAATGTAATTAACGGTTTAAGATCTTAA
- a CDS encoding outer membrane lipoprotein-sorting protein, with translation MKTLKKVTTLILLFISASTVNAQTAEDIIKKADELMRGESNTSVMKMEIIRPTWKRSVSMKSWGRGVDYSMTYITAPAKDKGQVFMKRETEMWNWMPAIGRMIKIPASMMSQGWMGSDYTNDDILKESSIVKDYEHKIVSEEVIDGYETWKIEMTPKEDAAVIWGKVYKWILKDKYIQIKSEYYDEDDELVKSDFAYDFKTVGGRFIPTRVEIVPADEEGKKTVVYIQSMEFDVKLDESFFSQQKMKKVR, from the coding sequence ATGAAAACACTCAAAAAAGTTACAACGCTCATTCTGTTATTTATTTCAGCAAGTACAGTAAATGCTCAAACTGCCGAAGACATAATAAAAAAGGCTGATGAGTTAATGAGAGGAGAAAGTAATACTTCTGTTATGAAAATGGAGATAATTCGCCCAACATGGAAGCGCTCTGTAAGCATGAAAAGCTGGGGTAGAGGGGTTGATTATTCTATGACGTATATTACAGCTCCGGCGAAAGATAAGGGTCAGGTCTTCATGAAACGAGAAACAGAAATGTGGAACTGGATGCCGGCGATTGGTAGAATGATAAAAATTCCTGCTTCGATGATGTCGCAAGGCTGGATGGGATCCGATTATACAAATGATGATATTTTAAAGGAAAGCTCTATTGTAAAGGATTACGAGCACAAAATAGTTTCAGAGGAAGTAATTGATGGCTATGAAACATGGAAAATAGAAATGACTCCTAAAGAGGATGCAGCTGTAATTTGGGGAAAAGTTTATAAGTGGATACTTAAAGATAAGTATATCCAGATTAAGTCGGAATATTACGACGAAGATGATGAGTTGGTAAAAAGTGATTTTGCATACGACTTTAAAACTGTTGGAGGAAGATTTATTCCAACCCGTGTAGAAATAGTACCTGCAGACGAAGAGGGTAAAAAAACAGTTGTATATATTCAGAGTATGGAATTCGATGTAAAACTGGATGAGTCATTTTTCTCTCAACAAAAGATGAAGAAAGTTAGGTGA
- a CDS encoding TetR/AcrR family transcriptional regulator has translation MSPRTSKQLQEIKEQRGLLIIDSALKLFASEGYVTTSMQSIARDAGVSKGNLYNYFESKEELLKQVLMNGIIEFARIYGESPRAPKDEKEFEKLILSNFNQVAANIDFWKLYYNLVAQPGVQHLFSEIFTPVVAEFVGLYSQYYKNKGYKNAETKAMLLGSTFDGIMLGYIVMGESYPIDEVLKELIEKYK, from the coding sequence ATGTCACCACGAACGAGTAAACAGTTACAGGAAATTAAAGAACAACGCGGACTATTAATAATCGACAGTGCGTTGAAGCTTTTTGCAAGTGAAGGATATGTTACAACATCGATGCAAAGTATAGCAAGAGATGCAGGTGTATCGAAAGGTAACCTCTACAACTATTTTGAAAGCAAAGAAGAATTGTTGAAACAAGTTTTAATGAATGGGATAATTGAGTTTGCAAGAATTTACGGTGAATCTCCACGTGCTCCAAAAGATGAAAAAGAATTTGAAAAATTAATATTAAGTAATTTCAATCAGGTTGCTGCAAATATTGATTTTTGGAAATTGTACTACAATTTAGTAGCCCAGCCGGGTGTGCAGCATTTGTTTTCAGAAATATTTACACCTGTTGTGGCAGAGTTTGTAGGTCTATACTCCCAATACTATAAAAATAAGGGGTATAAAAATGCCGAAACAAAGGCTATGCTTTTGGGGAGTACTTTTGACGGTATTATGCTGGGATACATAGTAATGGGAGAAAGTTATCCGATAGATGAAGTTTTGAAAGAATTAATTGAGAAATATAAATAA
- a CDS encoding AI-2E family transporter, with product MKNKILEAVFVITAIVLVLYFLYEIRQILIYLIISGIIAIVGRPVADFISKVKIGKYQIPVVLSAVITIITFLSIILLLGAALVPLINEQAHSLSLLNLEEVEKNISVGREYISNWLTSLGIDNMEVFGNKQIEDIIDFSFIPNFLNSIVETMGGLSVGLLIISFITFFLLKDKELMKKSVLALVPDSKTGQASKLMSTVKLSLSRYLFGLIIQVSIMFTLYTLMLYIAGINNFLIIAVLGALLNLIPYVGPLIAFVLMILLSITGNITEEFNEVILPMITKITIGYVIIQLIDNFVNQPVIFSKTAHAHPLEIFLVILIAGDLGGIIGMIVAVPSYTLLRIILKEFFSEFKIVKSLTKNL from the coding sequence ATGAAAAACAAAATACTTGAAGCTGTATTTGTAATTACCGCTATTGTATTGGTGTTATATTTCCTTTACGAAATAAGACAAATATTGATTTATCTTATAATATCCGGAATAATTGCTATTGTTGGAAGACCGGTTGCTGACTTTATCAGTAAGGTAAAAATAGGAAAGTATCAAATACCTGTTGTTTTAAGTGCCGTAATAACTATAATAACCTTTTTAAGTATTATACTACTACTCGGAGCGGCTTTAGTTCCGCTTATAAACGAACAGGCTCACAGTTTATCTCTGCTAAATTTAGAAGAAGTAGAAAAAAACATTTCTGTAGGCAGGGAATATATCAGTAACTGGCTGACAAGTTTGGGAATAGACAATATGGAGGTGTTTGGAAATAAACAGATTGAAGATATTATTGATTTTTCCTTTATCCCAAACTTTCTTAATTCCATTGTTGAGACAATGGGTGGTTTATCGGTAGGCTTGCTAATAATTTCATTTATAACATTCTTTTTGCTAAAAGATAAAGAATTAATGAAGAAATCTGTTTTAGCATTAGTTCCGGATTCTAAAACAGGACAGGCTTCCAAACTTATGTCAACTGTAAAATTATCTCTTTCAAGGTACTTGTTTGGTTTGATTATTCAGGTTAGTATCATGTTTACTTTATACACTTTGATGCTATATATCGCCGGTATTAATAACTTTCTAATTATTGCTGTTTTAGGAGCTCTATTAAATCTAATTCCTTACGTGGGACCTCTCATAGCATTTGTGTTAATGATATTACTCTCTATTACCGGAAACATTACGGAAGAATTCAACGAGGTTATACTACCAATGATTACTAAAATTACTATTGGTTACGTTATAATTCAGTTAATTGATAATTTTGTTAATCAGCCGGTAATATTCTCAAAAACTGCTCATGCACACCCTCTGGAAATATTCCTTGTTATTTTAATAGCCGGAGACCTGGGTGGAATTATCGGCATGATCGTGGCTGTACCCAGTTATACTCTATTACGAATTATACTAAAAGAGTTTTTCTCGGAGTTTAAAATAGTAAAGTCCTTAACAAAAAACTTGTAG
- a CDS encoding class I SAM-dependent methyltransferase, producing the protein MFFEKFGNSDVKKFINDNLNSDIARLILKGSPFKNITIQELVKQIEAKKKSKLKLPNWFNNDEIIYPEKLSIEQTSSEITAEFKASLFSGTNAIDLTGGFGVDTYYFSENFKNFTHCEYNTQLSEIVKHNFSVFNKKNVEFVSGDGIEYLKSTNTKYDLIYLDPARRSEIKGKVFLLADTQPNPVDNLELFFSKSDRILIKVSPLLDLKNTVNELKNVKNIYVVSLNNEVKELLFHLEKNYDSQITVQSVDLFSSKKTNIHKFSLDDPNFKSNYSKPEKYLFEPSASIMKTGAFNQISNKFDLLKIAQHSHLYTSDTLIDDFPGRAFEIIATSKANKKEISSILKNGKANISVRNYPLGVAEIRKKFKLKDGGDDYLFFTTDSKKHSLVIYCRKILHTN; encoded by the coding sequence ATGTTTTTTGAAAAGTTCGGAAATAGTGATGTTAAAAAATTCATCAACGACAACCTCAATTCTGATATTGCGAGGTTAATATTAAAAGGCTCTCCTTTTAAAAATATCACTATTCAGGAATTAGTTAAACAAATAGAAGCTAAAAAAAAGTCAAAACTTAAACTTCCAAACTGGTTTAACAATGACGAAATTATATATCCTGAAAAATTATCAATTGAGCAGACTTCTTCTGAGATAACGGCCGAATTTAAGGCTTCATTATTCTCAGGGACAAATGCCATTGATTTAACCGGAGGTTTTGGTGTAGATACTTACTATTTTTCGGAAAACTTTAAAAATTTCACACATTGTGAATATAATACTCAACTATCGGAAATAGTAAAACACAATTTTTCTGTTTTTAACAAAAAGAATGTTGAATTTGTTTCGGGGGATGGAATTGAATATTTAAAATCGACAAATACTAAATACGACTTAATTTATCTCGATCCTGCCAGAAGATCAGAAATTAAAGGGAAAGTTTTTTTACTTGCCGACACTCAACCAAATCCTGTAGACAATTTGGAATTGTTTTTCTCCAAATCCGATCGTATTCTTATAAAAGTATCTCCCCTGCTCGATTTAAAAAACACTGTAAACGAATTAAAAAATGTAAAGAACATCTATGTTGTCAGTTTAAATAACGAAGTAAAAGAATTATTATTTCACCTCGAAAAAAACTACGATTCGCAAATAACAGTACAAAGTGTAGACCTGTTTTCATCAAAAAAAACAAACATCCATAAATTTTCATTGGATGATCCTAATTTTAAATCAAATTATTCAAAACCTGAAAAATACTTATTTGAGCCTTCTGCTTCGATAATGAAAACCGGGGCATTTAATCAGATATCAAATAAGTTTGATTTATTAAAAATTGCACAGCATTCACATCTTTATACGTCAGATACGTTAATTGATGATTTCCCGGGACGCGCATTTGAAATAATTGCAACATCGAAAGCAAATAAAAAAGAAATAAGTTCAATTCTGAAAAACGGGAAAGCAAATATTTCAGTTAGAAATTACCCACTAGGAGTAGCAGAGATTAGAAAAAAATTTAAACTGAAGGACGGAGGTGATGATTATCTGTTTTTCACTACCGATTCTAAAAAACATTCACTGGTAATTTACTGCAGAAAAATCTTACATACAAATTAA
- the umuD gene encoding translesion error-prone DNA polymerase V autoproteolytic subunit has translation MTTNNKPTPQVTILDIEPEGIEIPLFEAGVSAGFPMAVHSFTDSSINLSDELIRNKKTTFAVRVNGQSMIDAGIEDQDLLIVDKALEPQDKQIILAVINGEFTVKRLIRDKNDLYLQAENTSYAPIKINENMDFRIWGVVLGVIKKMV, from the coding sequence ATGACTACTAATAATAAACCAACCCCTCAGGTAACGATTTTAGATATTGAGCCGGAAGGAATAGAAATACCACTGTTTGAGGCCGGTGTATCAGCAGGGTTCCCCATGGCGGTACATTCTTTTACCGACAGTTCCATAAATCTATCAGACGAGCTAATTAGGAATAAGAAAACAACTTTTGCTGTAAGAGTAAATGGTCAATCAATGATTGATGCAGGAATCGAAGATCAGGACTTATTGATTGTTGATAAAGCTCTGGAGCCTCAGGACAAACAGATTATTCTGGCAGTAATTAACGGGGAATTCACAGTTAAGAGATTAATCAGAGACAAAAATGATTTATATCTTCAGGCAGAAAACACTAGCTATGCTCCTATTAAAATAAACGAAAATATGGATTTCAGAATTTGGGGTGTTGTACTTGGAGTTATAAAAAAGATGGTTTAA
- the gyrA gene encoding DNA gyrase subunit A has product MADGDKIIPINIEEQMKSAYIDYSMSVIVSRALPDVRDGLKPVHRRVLFGMHELGVVSNRAHKKSARIVGEVLGKYHPHGDSSVYDTMVRMAQDWSMRYMMVDGQGNFGSVDGDSPAAMRYTEARMQKISEDMLRDIEKETVDHSLNFDDTLEEPVVLPTRIPNLLVNGASGIAVGMATNMPPHNLTEVVNGVIAYIKNNDIEVDGLMEYIKAPDFPTGGTIYGYEGVKDAFRTGRGRVVMRAKARFEEVHGRDCIIVSEIPYQVNKAEMIKKTADLVNDKKIEGISSIRDESDRKGMRIVYILKKDVVPKVVLNKLYKYTQLQTSFSVNNIALVNGRPETLNLRDMIVHFVNHRMDVVIRRTQFELKQAEKRAHILEGLLIALDNLDAVIKLIRGSKTPEEARNGLMTEFNLSELQARAILDMRLQKLTGLERDKIRAEYDELMALITDLKEILESEERRYTIITEELEEVRDKYGDERRSNIEFSEAEVSIEDMIPNEEVVVTISHAGYIKRTPLSEYRKQHRGGVGHKGATSRDQDFLEHLFVATNHQYMLFFTELGKCFWMRVYEIPEGSKISKGRAIQNLININTEDKVKAYIQTGNLKDSEYVNSHNVVMVTKKGVVKKTPLEQYSRPRTNGINAITIREDDTLFEAKLTTGNSDILIGAKSGKAIRFDESKTRPMGRNASGVRGITLANELDEVVGMVCTDDPTSGILVVSEKGFGKRSSLEDYRITNRGGKGVKTINITDKTGELIAIKNVTDKDDLMIINKSGVIIRLGVDTLRVMGRAAQGVKLINLKGNDSIAAVAKVELGEGMDEEFEGEENTEGNENIEGNESTEGESGTNIDDTQE; this is encoded by the coding sequence ATGGCAGATGGAGATAAAATAATTCCAATTAATATAGAGGAACAGATGAAATCCGCTTACATTGATTACTCAATGTCGGTTATTGTTTCTCGTGCTTTACCGGATGTTAGGGATGGATTGAAGCCAGTACACCGTAGAGTATTGTTTGGAATGCACGAATTAGGAGTGGTTTCTAACCGAGCACATAAGAAATCCGCAAGAATTGTTGGGGAAGTTTTAGGTAAATATCACCCACATGGTGATTCGTCTGTTTACGATACTATGGTTCGTATGGCTCAGGACTGGTCTATGCGTTATATGATGGTTGACGGACAAGGTAACTTTGGTTCTGTAGATGGAGATAGTCCTGCAGCAATGCGTTATACTGAGGCGCGTATGCAGAAAATATCTGAAGATATGCTTCGTGATATTGAAAAAGAAACTGTAGACCACTCATTGAATTTTGATGATACTCTTGAGGAACCGGTAGTTCTACCAACAAGAATTCCAAACTTACTGGTAAACGGTGCTTCGGGTATTGCGGTTGGTATGGCTACAAATATGCCTCCACATAACCTAACTGAAGTTGTAAATGGTGTTATAGCATATATCAAAAACAATGATATAGAAGTAGATGGATTAATGGAGTACATAAAAGCTCCTGATTTTCCTACCGGCGGGACTATTTATGGCTATGAAGGAGTAAAAGATGCATTTAGAACCGGTAGAGGGCGTGTTGTTATGCGTGCTAAAGCCAGGTTTGAGGAAGTACACGGTCGTGACTGTATAATAGTATCGGAGATCCCTTATCAGGTAAATAAAGCGGAAATGATTAAGAAAACCGCTGATTTGGTGAATGATAAGAAGATTGAAGGTATTTCCAGTATAAGAGATGAGTCTGACCGTAAGGGCATGAGAATCGTATACATTCTTAAAAAAGATGTTGTACCTAAAGTTGTATTAAATAAACTTTATAAATACACTCAGCTTCAAACTTCATTCAGTGTAAACAACATTGCACTTGTAAATGGACGTCCGGAAACTCTTAATCTTAGAGATATGATTGTTCATTTTGTTAATCACAGAATGGACGTAGTTATCAGACGAACTCAGTTTGAGCTTAAACAAGCGGAAAAACGTGCTCATATTTTAGAAGGTTTATTAATAGCTCTTGATAATCTTGATGCTGTTATTAAATTGATTAGAGGAAGTAAAACTCCTGAAGAAGCCCGTAACGGATTGATGACGGAATTTAATCTTTCTGAATTACAAGCCAGAGCTATTCTGGATATGCGTCTTCAAAAACTTACAGGTCTTGAAAGAGATAAGATCAGAGCTGAGTACGATGAGTTAATGGCTTTAATCACTGACTTGAAAGAAATTCTCGAAAGTGAAGAAAGACGTTATACGATCATTACGGAAGAGCTCGAAGAAGTAAGGGATAAATATGGCGATGAGCGTCGTTCTAATATTGAATTTTCAGAAGCAGAAGTTTCAATAGAAGATATGATCCCCAATGAAGAAGTTGTTGTAACAATTTCGCATGCAGGATACATAAAACGTACACCATTATCTGAATACAGAAAACAACACAGAGGAGGAGTAGGTCACAAAGGTGCTACATCGAGAGATCAGGATTTCTTGGAACACTTGTTTGTAGCAACCAACCACCAATATATGTTGTTCTTTACCGAACTCGGTAAGTGTTTCTGGATGAGAGTTTATGAAATCCCTGAAGGTTCGAAAATATCAAAAGGTAGAGCTATTCAGAATCTGATTAATATAAATACTGAAGATAAGGTAAAAGCATATATACAAACCGGAAACCTTAAGGATAGTGAATATGTAAATAGTCATAACGTAGTGATGGTGACTAAAAAAGGTGTAGTTAAGAAAACTCCGCTTGAACAGTATTCCCGTCCAAGAACTAACGGTATTAATGCTATTACTATTAGAGAAGATGATACTTTATTCGAAGCTAAACTAACTACCGGAAACAGCGATATCCTTATTGGAGCCAAATCCGGTAAAGCTATTAGATTCGATGAAAGTAAAACCAGACCAATGGGAAGGAATGCTTCCGGTGTTAGAGGAATTACTTTGGCTAATGAATTAGATGAAGTTGTAGGAATGGTTTGTACTGACGATCCTACCTCCGGTATCTTAGTAGTTTCAGAAAAAGGTTTTGGTAAGCGTTCATCTTTGGAAGATTACCGTATTACTAACCGGGGAGGTAAAGGTGTAAAAACTATTAATATTACGGATAAAACCGGTGAATTAATCGCAATTAAAAATGTAACAGATAAAGATGATTTGATGATCATCAATAAATCAGGTGTTATAATAAGATTGGGAGTTGATACATTAAGAGTTATGGGGCGTGCAGCTCAGGGAGTTAAGCTTATAAACCTTAAGGGGAATGATTCTATTGCCGCTGTAGCCAAGGTAGAACTCGGCGAAGGTATGGATGAAGAATTTGAAGGTGAAGAAAATACTGAAGGTAATGAGAATATTGAAGGTAATGAGAGTACTGAAGGAGAAAGTGGCACGAATATTGATGATACCCAAGAGTAA